One segment of Rosa chinensis cultivar Old Blush chromosome 6, RchiOBHm-V2, whole genome shotgun sequence DNA contains the following:
- the LOC112174575 gene encoding toll/interleukin-1 receptor-like protein isoform X3: MASSSVPKYEVFLSSSSKDADNFSYLLHKGLEDKGILTLRGNQEVEGGGTASLDVIRQSWSAIVIISPDYASSPWLLQQLVQILQANNLYGMKVLPVFHLVNPSDVRHQRGTIGESLKKHVQYQVEEINRWRQALATVANFSGWNTGDAKDQTRVIKEIEEYVLKRIPRSSEEKLAPSPPPLVGIRRIRLLVTCPHPQPLPPPPPPRQ, from the exons ATGGCCTCCTCCTCAGTTCCAAAGTACGAAGTCTTCTTGAGCAGCTCTAGCAAGGATGCAGACAATTTTTCATACCTTTTACACAAAGGTTTGGAGGATAAAGGAATTCTCACTCTCAGAGGCAACCAAGAGGTTGAGGGAGGAGGCACAGCTTCCCTAGACGTAATCAGACAATCGTGGTCGGCCATAGTCATTATCTCGCCAGACTATGCTTCTTCCCCTTGGCTCCTGCAACAACTTGTACAGATTCTTCAAGCAAATAATCTATATGGTATGAAAGTTTTACCAGTTTTTCACCTTGTCAATCCCTCCGATGTCCGACACCAAAGGGGAACCATTGGGGAAAGCCTGAAGAAGCACGTACAATACCAGGTCGAAGAGATAAACAGATGGAGGCAAGCTTTGGCAACGGTGGCAAATTTCAGTGGATGGAATACTGGGGACGCCAA GGATCAAACACGGGTTATTAAAGAAATCGAGGAATACGTCTTGAAACGCATACCACGCTCCAGTGAGGAAAAG CTTGCGCCGTCCCCGCCGCCGCTCGTCGGCATCCGCCGCATCCGCCTCTTAGTCACCTGCCCCCACCCCCAGCCTCTGCCGCCCCCGCCCCCGCCCCGGCAGTAG
- the LOC112170257 gene encoding uncharacterized protein LOC112170257, whose amino-acid sequence MVLNKRRVSIPLRISIPLTSLWACDVFLSCDHEDIFSDHLYHKLKSRGICTFQDGQLSRGICTFQDGQQLQRNTTPQFAIVVLSQNYASSPQRLNELSKILECIKDRNRILPVFRDVNLFHVQKQKGTFEKAFEKHEERFQDDLEKVQAWRDALTQVCNFAGWTTNDRNEVQVIEEITEALWNKLHSRLSPTEKLHPTSTHNLVAFTSISVNEDNHDHNHPINITDVTATSVEWNFLITSLGLEILSAAFDQASSSSEPHYALFGMLFSIAALFTCIWELIYKGIKNRVVLKKFGKLWWFYYPHPHTSMPFGTLPEIYGLIGSIAQCICSITQYIYFSWHADSPIKLSLLPAIFLFCLAGSRLNRNQNHC is encoded by the exons ATGGTGTTGAACAAGCGAAGAGTATCTATTCCATTACGGATATCTATTCCTCTTACTTCTCTATGGGCGTGTGATGTCTTCCTAAGTTGCGACCATGAAGACATTTTCTCCGACCACTTGTACCACAAATTGAAGTCTCGAGGAATTTGTACTTTCCAGGATGGCCAACTGTCTCGAGGAATTTGTACTTTCCAGGATGGCCAACAATTGCAAAGAAACACAACTCCTCAGTTTGCCATTGTTGTTCTCTCGCAAAACTATGCTTCTTCGCCCCAGCGCTTGAATGaactttcaaaaattctagAGTGCATAAAAGATAGGAACAGGATTCTGCCGGTATTTCGTGATGTTAATCTGTTCCatgtccaaaaacaaaaagggacTTTTGAGAAAGCATTTGAAAAGCATGAAGAAAGGTTTCAGGATGACTTGGAAAAGGTTCAAGCCTGGAGAGATGCTTTAACCCAAGTGTGCAATTTTGCTGGATGGACTACCAATGATAG GAATGAAGTACAGGTTATAGAAGAAATTACTGAAGCACTGTGGAACAAACTACATTCTAGACTCAGTCCAACGGAAAAACTGCACCCGACGTCCACACACAACTTG GTCGCATTCACTAGCATTAGTGTTAATGAGGACAACCATGATCATAACCATCCAATAAACATTACAGATGTGACG GCTACTTCAGTAGAGTGGAACTTTTTGATCACTAGTCTTGGCCTAGAGATCTTGTCAGCGGCTTTTGATCAGGCTTCCTCCTCAAGTGAGCCACACTATGCACTATTTGGTATGCTTTTTTCTATTGCAGCCTTGTTCACTTGCATTTGGGAGCTCATTTACAAGGGCATAAAGAATAGAGTAGTATTGAAGAAGTTCGGAAAGCTCTGGTGGTTTTATTATCCACATCCCCACACTAGCATGCCTTTCGGTACTCTCCCTGAGATTTACGGATTAATTGGAAGCATCGCTCAGTGCATATGCTCTATAACTCAATACATTTACTTCTCTTGGCATGCTGATAGTCCCATAAAACTCTCACTTTTACCAGCaatctttcttttctgtttggCTGGTTCAAGACTAAATAGGAATCAAAACCATTGTTGA
- the LOC112174885 gene encoding mitochondrial inner membrane protease ATP23 isoform X1, with protein sequence MVKFLLEHLEKSGCGILDGSCWAVHCEKKIAGVYTHRGWIMVCSNHMNMQDEVNQVVIHELIHAFDDCRAAPMVNWANWPHHACSEIRAGHLNGDCHCKREFLLCQEDSRIVNKLSSLIKTLCSSKCNFHSSIKFAAASAIFIDQDPLQQQLQFSLIHQICSTKCNFQFRQVHRV encoded by the exons ATGGTGAAGTTTCTGCTGGAGCATTTGGAGAAATCTGGGTGTGGGATATTAGACGGGTCTTGCTGGGCCGTTCATTGTGAGAAGAAGATTGCCGGAGTATACACCCACCGCGGATGG ATAATGGTGTGTAGTAATCACATGAACATGCAAGATGAGGTCAACCAAGTAGTGATACATGAGCTAATTCATGCTTTTGATGATTGTCGGGCTGCTCCAATGGTGAACTGGGCTAATTGGCCTCATCATGCTTGTAGCGAG ATTCGTGCTGGCCATCTTAATGGTGATTGCCACTGTAAACGTGAATTTTTGCTGTGCCAAGAAGATTCGAGAATTGTGAACAA GCTCAGTTCATTGATCAAGACCCTTTGTAGCAGCAAGTGCAATTTTCATTCATCCATCAAATTTGCAGCAGCAAGTGCAATTTTCATTGATCAAGACCCTTTGCAGCAACAACTACAATTTTCATTAATCCATCAAATTTGCAGCACCAAGTGCAATTTTCAGTTCAGGCAAGTTCATAGAGTATAG
- the LOC112174885 gene encoding mitochondrial inner membrane protease ATP23 isoform X2, whose product MVKFLLEHLEKSGCGILDGSCWAVHCEKKIAGVYTHRGWIMVCSNHMNMQDEVNQVVIHELIHAFDDCRAAPMVNWANWPHHACSEIRAGHLNGDCHCKREFLLCQEDSRIVNKLSSLIKTLCSSKCNFH is encoded by the exons ATGGTGAAGTTTCTGCTGGAGCATTTGGAGAAATCTGGGTGTGGGATATTAGACGGGTCTTGCTGGGCCGTTCATTGTGAGAAGAAGATTGCCGGAGTATACACCCACCGCGGATGG ATAATGGTGTGTAGTAATCACATGAACATGCAAGATGAGGTCAACCAAGTAGTGATACATGAGCTAATTCATGCTTTTGATGATTGTCGGGCTGCTCCAATGGTGAACTGGGCTAATTGGCCTCATCATGCTTGTAGCGAG ATTCGTGCTGGCCATCTTAATGGTGATTGCCACTGTAAACGTGAATTTTTGCTGTGCCAAGAAGATTCGAGAATTGTGAACAA GCTCAGTTCATTGATCAAGACCC TTTGCAGCAGCAAGTGCAATTTTCATTGA
- the LOC112174575 gene encoding toll/interleukin-1 receptor-like protein isoform X2 translates to MASSSVPKYEVFLSSSSKDADNFSYLLHKGLEDKGILTLRGNQEVEGGGTASLDVIRQSWSAIVIISPDYASSPWLLQQLVQILQANNLYGMKVLPVFHLVNPSDVRHQRGTIGESLKKHVQYQVEEINRWRQALATVANFSGWNTGDAKDQTRVIKEIEEYVLKRIPRSSEEKKLAPSPPPLVGIRRIRLLVTCPHPQPLPPPPPPRQ, encoded by the exons ATGGCCTCCTCCTCAGTTCCAAAGTACGAAGTCTTCTTGAGCAGCTCTAGCAAGGATGCAGACAATTTTTCATACCTTTTACACAAAGGTTTGGAGGATAAAGGAATTCTCACTCTCAGAGGCAACCAAGAGGTTGAGGGAGGAGGCACAGCTTCCCTAGACGTAATCAGACAATCGTGGTCGGCCATAGTCATTATCTCGCCAGACTATGCTTCTTCCCCTTGGCTCCTGCAACAACTTGTACAGATTCTTCAAGCAAATAATCTATATGGTATGAAAGTTTTACCAGTTTTTCACCTTGTCAATCCCTCCGATGTCCGACACCAAAGGGGAACCATTGGGGAAAGCCTGAAGAAGCACGTACAATACCAGGTCGAAGAGATAAACAGATGGAGGCAAGCTTTGGCAACGGTGGCAAATTTCAGTGGATGGAATACTGGGGACGCCAA GGATCAAACACGGGTTATTAAAGAAATCGAGGAATACGTCTTGAAACGCATACCACGCTCCAGTGAGGAAAAG AAGCTTGCGCCGTCCCCGCCGCCGCTCGTCGGCATCCGCCGCATCCGCCTCTTAGTCACCTGCCCCCACCCCCAGCCTCTGCCGCCCCCGCCCCCGCCCCGGCAGTAG
- the LOC112174575 gene encoding toll/interleukin-1 receptor-like protein isoform X1, whose product MASSSVPKYEVFLSSSSKDADNFSYLLHKGLEDKGILTLRGNQEVEGGGTASLDVIRQSWSAIVIISPDYASSPWLLQQLVQILQANNLYGMKVLPVFHLVNPSDVRHQRGTIGESLKKHVQYQVEEINRWRQALATVANFSGWNTGDAKDQTRVIKEIEEYVLKRIPRSSEEKCQKDKEDVGRHWKLKLNHRINNLPDLEKLAPSPPPLVGIRRIRLLVTCPHPQPLPPPPPPRQ is encoded by the exons ATGGCCTCCTCCTCAGTTCCAAAGTACGAAGTCTTCTTGAGCAGCTCTAGCAAGGATGCAGACAATTTTTCATACCTTTTACACAAAGGTTTGGAGGATAAAGGAATTCTCACTCTCAGAGGCAACCAAGAGGTTGAGGGAGGAGGCACAGCTTCCCTAGACGTAATCAGACAATCGTGGTCGGCCATAGTCATTATCTCGCCAGACTATGCTTCTTCCCCTTGGCTCCTGCAACAACTTGTACAGATTCTTCAAGCAAATAATCTATATGGTATGAAAGTTTTACCAGTTTTTCACCTTGTCAATCCCTCCGATGTCCGACACCAAAGGGGAACCATTGGGGAAAGCCTGAAGAAGCACGTACAATACCAGGTCGAAGAGATAAACAGATGGAGGCAAGCTTTGGCAACGGTGGCAAATTTCAGTGGATGGAATACTGGGGACGCCAA GGATCAAACACGGGTTATTAAAGAAATCGAGGAATACGTCTTGAAACGCATACCACGCTCCAGTGAGGAAAAG tgccaaaaagacaaagaagatgTTGGTAGACACTGGAAACTCAAGCTCAATCATCGAATCAACAATTTACCAGATCTAGAG AAGCTTGCGCCGTCCCCGCCGCCGCTCGTCGGCATCCGCCGCATCCGCCTCTTAGTCACCTGCCCCCACCCCCAGCCTCTGCCGCCCCCGCCCCCGCCCCGGCAGTAG